From a region of the Synchiropus splendidus isolate RoL2022-P1 chromosome 12, RoL_Sspl_1.0, whole genome shotgun sequence genome:
- the chrm5b gene encoding muscarinic acetylcholine receptor M5b: MDPPNVTLGNGSQVPVSPHSLWEVMAIATASALVSLVTVVGNVLVMLSFKVNSQLKTVNNYYLLSLAFADLIIGVLSMNLYTSYILMGYWSLGSLACDLWLAVDYVASNASVMNLLVISFDRYFSITRPLTYRAKRTPKRAAVMIGLAWLVSLVLWAPPILCWHYFVGEKKGSVHECEIQFLTEPVITFGTAIAAFYIPVSVMTILYCRIYKETQRRSQDLAELQGLSRGPAPEGKKARGPLLRSCFHFTRERREPSQASWSSSNQSNVTKSTSRSHHITSFNSYTSSDEDERHVSAETPQGSFKDQAAGSRNGQAADPDRSTPPRGKKCVAYKFRAESQGKNGGAPPEGEPSSKPPEQALKSHITKRKRMVLVKEKKAAQTLSAILLAFILTWTPYNIMVLVSTFCATCIPKWLWHLGYWLCYVNSTVNPMCYALCNKTFQKTFRMLLLCQWRRRRRGQDPNNKMT, from the coding sequence ATGGACCCGCCCAACGTCACTCTTGGCAACGGCTCGCAGGTCCCCGTGTCTCCTCACAGCCTGTGGGAGGTCATGGCCATCGCCACGGCCTCGGCCCTCGTCAGCCTGGTCACGGTGGTCGGCAACGTCCTGGTCATGCTGTCCTTCAAAGTCAACAGCCAGCTGAAGACTGTCAACAACTACTACCTGCTGAGCTTGGCGTTTGCCGACCTCATCATCGGCGTGCTGTCCATGAACCTGTACACCAGCTACATCCTGATGGGCTACTGGTCCCTGGGCAGCCTGGCGTGCGACCTGTGGCTGGCCGTGGACTACGTGGCCAGCAACGCCTCCGTCATGAACTTGCTGGTCATCAGCTTCGACCGCTACTTCTCCATCACCAGGCCGCTGACCTACAGAGCCAAGCGAACTCCCAAGAGAGCCGCCGTCATGATCGGCCTGGCCTGGCTGGTGTCCCTGGTGCTGTGGGCGCCGCCCATCCTCTGCTGGCACTACTTTGTGGGAGAGAAGAAGGGCTCCGTGCACGAGTGCGAGATCCAGTTTCTGACGGAGCCTGTCATCACGTTCGGGACGGCCATCGCCGCCTTCTACATCCCGGTCTCCGTCATGACCATCCTCTACTGCCGGATCTACAAGGAGACGCAGAGGCGGAGCCAGGACCTGGCGGAGCTGCAAGGACTCTCCAGGGGCCCCGCCCCCGAGGGCAAGAAAGCCCGAGGGCCGCTCCTGCGCTCCTGCTTCCACTTCACCAGGGAGCGGCGAGAGCCCAGCCAGgcctcctggtcctcctccaaCCAGAGCAACGTCACCAAGAGCACCAGCAGGTCCCACCACATCACCTCCTTCAACAGCTACACCTCCTCCGACGAGGACGAGCGCCACGTCTCCGCGGAAACGCCGCAGGGCTCCTTCAAAGATCAGGCGGCCGGCAGCAGGAACGGTCAGGCCGCCGACCCGGACCGCTCCACTCCGCCCAGAGGCAAGAAGTGCGTGGCGTACAAGTTCAGAGCCGAGTCCCAGGGCAAGAACGGCGGCGCGCCTCCTGAGGGCGAGCCCTCCTCCAAGCCCCCGGAGCAGGCCCTGAAGAGCCACATCACCAAGAGGAAGCGGATGGTGctggtgaaggagaagaaggcggCGCAGACGCTCAGCGCCATCCTGCTGGCCTTCATCCTCACCTGGACGCCGTACAACATCATGGTGCTGGTCTCCACCTTCTGCGCCACCTGCATCCCCAAGTGGCTGTGGCACCTGGGCTACTGGCTCTGCTACGTCAACAGCACCGTCAACCCCATGTGCTACGCCCTGTGCAACAAGACCTTCCAGAAGACCTTCCGCATGCTGCTGCTGtgccagtggaggaggaggaggagaggccaGGACCCCAACAACAAGATGACCTGA